Proteins co-encoded in one Bacillus infantis NRRL B-14911 genomic window:
- the asnS gene encoding asparagine--tRNA ligase, translating into MIKATVKELYRDPEAHLNEKVRITGWVRTSRDSKTFGFLEVNDGTFLKNVQVVYGDELPNFKDITKAAISSTVSIEGSIVLTPDMKQPFEMKAEQITIEGKSNSDYPLQKKKHSFEYLRTIAHLRPRTNTYSAVFRIRSLASYAIHNFFQEKGFIYAQTPVITGSDTEGAGEMFRVTTMDMNNVPKTDEGDVDFSKDFFNGEANLTVSGQLSAEAFALAFQKVYTFGPTFRAENSNTTRHAAEFWMVEPEVAFAELPDILDLAEAMIKHVIQYVLNEAPEEITFFNSFIDKTLIERLNTALNTDYARVTYTDAIEQLKESGEKFEYQPEWGADLQTEHERYLSEVIYKRPVFVTDYPKDIKAFYMRANDDGKTVAAADLLVPEIGELIGGSQREEREELLKERITEMGMDLKDYWWYLELRKYGETKHSGYGIGFERLIMYLTGMKNIRDVIPFPRTPGNAEF; encoded by the coding sequence ATGATTAAAGCAACTGTTAAAGAGCTGTACAGAGATCCTGAAGCCCATTTGAATGAGAAGGTGCGTATAACCGGCTGGGTCCGTACGTCCCGCGATTCAAAGACTTTCGGCTTCCTTGAAGTCAATGACGGCACTTTTCTTAAAAATGTCCAGGTCGTTTACGGTGACGAGCTGCCGAATTTTAAAGACATCACAAAAGCGGCCATCAGCTCTACTGTTTCTATAGAAGGTTCCATCGTTCTGACGCCTGACATGAAGCAGCCATTTGAAATGAAAGCTGAACAGATTACGATTGAGGGTAAATCAAATTCAGACTATCCGCTGCAAAAGAAGAAGCACTCTTTTGAATACCTGAGGACGATTGCCCATCTGCGTCCGCGCACGAATACGTATTCAGCTGTTTTCCGGATCAGGTCTCTGGCTTCTTATGCCATCCATAACTTCTTCCAGGAAAAAGGCTTTATTTACGCTCAAACTCCAGTCATCACAGGCAGTGATACGGAGGGTGCCGGCGAGATGTTCCGTGTGACAACGATGGACATGAATAATGTTCCTAAAACGGATGAAGGCGACGTGGATTTCAGCAAGGACTTCTTCAATGGAGAAGCCAATCTGACCGTCAGCGGGCAGCTATCAGCAGAAGCATTCGCTCTTGCTTTCCAGAAGGTGTATACATTCGGGCCGACTTTCCGTGCAGAAAACTCTAACACAACCCGCCATGCGGCTGAGTTCTGGATGGTTGAACCGGAAGTGGCATTCGCTGAGCTGCCGGATATCCTTGACCTGGCAGAAGCGATGATTAAGCATGTCATTCAGTATGTGCTGAACGAAGCTCCTGAGGAAATTACATTCTTCAACAGCTTTATCGATAAAACTCTTATCGAAAGGCTGAACACAGCGCTGAATACTGACTATGCACGCGTGACTTACACGGATGCAATCGAGCAGCTTAAAGAGTCAGGCGAGAAGTTCGAATATCAGCCTGAATGGGGTGCAGACCTGCAGACAGAGCATGAGCGCTACCTGAGTGAAGTCATTTATAAGCGTCCTGTCTTTGTCACAGACTATCCAAAAGATATCAAGGCTTTCTATATGAGAGCGAATGATGATGGCAAAACCGTTGCCGCTGCAGACCTGCTTGTTCCTGAAATCGGCGAGCTGATCGGCGGAAGCCAGCGTGAGGAGAGGGAAGAGCTCCTTAAAGAAAGAATCACTGAGATGGGCATGGACCTGAAGGACTACTGGTGGTATCTTGAGCTCCGCAAGTATGGAGAAACCAAGCACTCCGGCTACGGAATCGGCTTTGAGCGCCTGATCATGTACCTCACAGGCATGAAGAACATCCGTGATGTTATCCCATTCCCGCGTACTCCGGGGAATGCTGAATTTTAA
- a CDS encoding DMT family transporter gives MGVILAVFCAIAYSFNYIFIQLGMRKSPQDNGSFLSLFICVLTVTGIYGSMFLFGEKEMAPVSWIGVFFYMLAGFCTVFLGRTLLFAGIRKIGSSRAAALKNAAPVFTIIMAVLLLGETISLLAGTGILVILTSLFLQERFDFRSAEDHAEREDKSGFMLAIAAAICFGIGQGLRKLGILYDSDAVLGSLIGSVFALLVFILMEIGRKQLKLTLAWNFKNINLYFVAAGIVTGFAQVSFFVSLLYTHVSYVSTIAAIEPIITIFLARMLLASEERFHWRLIATACAVFLGTVIIIIGQ, from the coding sequence ATGGGGGTTATTTTAGCCGTTTTCTGTGCCATAGCTTATTCTTTCAACTATATATTCATCCAGCTTGGGATGAGAAAATCCCCGCAGGATAATGGCAGTTTCCTGTCTCTGTTCATTTGTGTACTGACCGTGACGGGGATATACGGATCGATGTTTCTTTTTGGGGAAAAAGAGATGGCGCCTGTTAGCTGGATTGGTGTCTTTTTTTATATGCTGGCAGGATTTTGTACGGTATTTTTAGGCAGGACTCTTCTGTTTGCCGGTATTCGAAAAATAGGCTCCTCCAGGGCGGCCGCACTGAAAAATGCTGCCCCGGTATTCACCATTATCATGGCCGTTCTTTTACTAGGAGAAACCATTTCTCTTCTTGCCGGGACTGGAATCCTCGTCATCCTGACCTCCCTCTTTCTGCAGGAACGATTTGACTTCCGCTCAGCAGAAGACCATGCGGAACGAGAGGATAAATCGGGGTTCATGCTGGCGATTGCTGCGGCCATCTGCTTTGGCATTGGCCAGGGGCTGAGAAAATTAGGAATTCTGTATGATTCTGATGCAGTCTTAGGATCATTGATTGGCTCCGTATTCGCCCTGCTCGTGTTTATTTTGATGGAAATTGGCAGAAAGCAGCTGAAGCTGACATTGGCATGGAACTTTAAAAATATCAATCTCTATTTTGTGGCAGCCGGCATTGTGACAGGGTTTGCCCAAGTCTCTTTTTTCGTGTCCCTTCTTTATACTCATGTATCGTATGTCAGTACCATAGCGGCTATTGAGCCGATCATTACGATTTTCCTGGCCAGGATGCTGTTGGCCTCTGAAGAAAGATTCCACTGGAGGCTGATTGCAACAGCCTGTGCTGTCTTTTTGGGGACGGTGATTATTATTATTGGGCAGTGA